In the genome of Verrucomicrobia bacterium CG1_02_43_26, the window TGAACACCCGCAACACCACAGAAAACACCAACTGCTCCATCGAGAACACGCAACGAACGCTCTACTTCAGCAGTAAAGTCAACGTGTCCAGGAGTATCAATGATGTTAACCTGATTTTTGATGTTTGCAAATGGGCCCTCTTTGGTTGTCCATGAGCAGGAAATAGCGGCTGAGGTAATGGTAATACCACGCTCACGCTCTTGTTCCATCCAGTCTGTAACAGCTGTTCCTTCGTGAACTTCACCCATCTTGTGTACAACGCCTGCATAAAACAAAATACGCTCTGTGGTCGTTGTTTTACCAGCATCGATGTGTGCGGCAATACCAATATTCCTTGTGAACTCCAACGGAGTTGCGCGTGCCGGGGAATTGGCTGATGACAAATTTTCTCTTTCTTGTGTATCCATGATATAGAAATCCTTACCTGCTTATTAAGGCTACCAGCGTAGGTGAGCAAACGCCTTATTCGCTTGAGCCATACGGTGCGTTTCTTCCTTTTTCTTAACAACGTTACCCGTATTATTATACGCGTCTATAATCTCTTGAGCTAAAGCTTCGTCCATAGGGATTCCTTTTCTGTTACGAGCTGCTGTAAGCATCCAACGCAATGCGAGGGATTGCTGGCGCTCATAAGGAATTTCAACAGGAACCTGGTAAGTGGCACCACCAACCCGGCGACTTTTTACCTCAATCTTTGGACGAGTGTTTTCCAAGGCTCCTAAAAGGAGGTCAACAGGATCCCCTTTTTCAAGCTTTTCGCTTACTCGTGCCAATGCTGCATAAACAATACGCTGAGCAAGGGATTTCTTTCCTCGCTCCATTACCAAATTAACCAAACGCGTCACCAACACGCTTTCAAAACGTGGATCTGGTGACAATTCTCTTTTTGTTGCTCTTCTACGACGAGACATAGTGACTTATTCCTTAAAAATTAACTTTTTTTAGCTTCCTTTGGACGCTTTACCCCATATTTTGAACGACTTCTGCGACGTTTTTCAACCCCAGCCAAGTCGCGTGAACCACGAACGGCGTGATAACGCACACCCGGTAAGTCCTTTACACGACCACCGCGAACCAACACAAGACTGTGTTCTTGCAACTTGTGACCTTCATCGGGAATGTAAACAATAACTTCCATGCCATTAGTTAATCTAACCTTGGCGACTTTACGTACAGCTGAGTTTGGTTTCTTAGGCGTACGTGTCATTACCTGAACACATACTCCACTTACAAATGGATTGCGTTTGAGTGCAGGAGACTTGGATTTGTTGTTCTTTTGCTTTCTCCCTTTATCTATGAGCTGTTTGATCGTTGGCATTATTCTTTGACTGTTGAAATAAATGTTAAATAGTATGTATCTCGCATAATTTTGCAAGTTATTTTTCTTAAAATTCGTACCTTTTAGGTAAGAATTTCTTGTTTTCTTGTGACTTCGGCATCCGAATCCGCTTCACCATTAGCTTCTTCTTCTACTGAAGATTCGTCTTTTGGCTCCACGTGTATGCGTCTGAATTTTGGTAAACCAGTACCGGCCGGGATAAGGTGACCCATGATCACGTTTTCCTTAAAGCCATGCAATGGATCGATTTTGCCCATGATTGCAGCATCTGTCAGTACACGAGTTGTTTCCTGGAAGGATGCGGCAGAAATGAAACTTTCAGTTTCCAATGAAGCTTTGGTAATACCGAGCAATATTGGTTCCCCTTCAGCTGGCTGACCACCTGCCTCGATAATGGACTCGTTGCCCATCATAAATTGAGAACGGTCAACTTGTTCACCCCAGAAGAATTCAGAGTCTCCTGGTTCAACAATACGTATTTTACGAAGCATTTTGGAAATAATAATTTCGATGTGCTTATCGTTAATTGTAACGCCTTGTAAACGGTAAACTTTTTGAATTTCGGACAACAAGTACTCTTGAACAGCATTTGGCCCCAAAATGTCTAGGATCTCATGCAGATCGGCAGAACCTTCTGTTAGATGCTGGCCTTTGTGCGCAAAGTCGCCTGGATGAACAATAACGTGCTTACCGTGAGGAATTAAATGCTCCTCTTGTAGACCTGTTTCAGGATCTGTAATAGTCAAGCGCTTCTTGCCACGAATAATTCCGGTAAGCGATACGATACCATCGATCTTTGCCATTTCAGTCGCATCCTTTGGTCTACGTGCTTCGAAAAGCTCAGCAACCCGAGGAAGACCACCAGTAATGTCCTGTGTACGAGAGGCTTGACGTGGTGTTTTTGCAAGCAATGCACCTGGATGAATAACGTCACCTTCATTAACAGCCACCTGGGCGCCTGTTGGGATGGAATAAGTAGCAATAACTTTTCCTTTAGCACCGGATTTGATCTTAGTGCCTTCCGGGAGTTCTACAATTTCAATCGTTGGATTAAGGTCCTCTTTGTGTTCAACAACTACAGTTGTAATGCGACCAGTAGAGTCATCCAACTCGCGTTTGATTGTCACACCTGGAATCATGTCCCTATAGGCAATCACACCACCCTTTTCAGAAAGAATTGGAATATTGTGCGGATCCCACATAGCGAGCACTTCCCCACTTTCGATAGCTCCATCATCAGGAATGGTTAAAACAGAGCCTGCAACTACGTTATAAGTTTCGAGTTCACGATCCTCATCGTCTAAAATAACAACAGAACCGGTCTTATTGATGGCAATACTTGCGCCATCAGCTGTTTGAACGAGTCTCAATCCCTTATACTTGATTCGACCGCTGTTGCGCACCCGAATTTCAGGAGTCTTAAAGACCTGACTAGCAATACCACCGATGTGGAACGTACGCATCGTCAACTGAGTACCAGGCTCACCGATAGATTGTGCGGCTATAATACCAACTGCTGTACCAACCGATACGAGATCGCCGGTAGATGGGTCTACCCCATAAGCTTTAGCAGGAATACCACCACCTCGCTTATAGTGCGTCAAAGGTGACATCACCTTTACACGCTCTATACCTAAATCTTCGATTTTTTGAGCAACTTCTTCGGTGATCAATTCGCCATTTCCAACGAGAATTTCGTCTGGATTCAAAGGATTATGAATGTCATCCGATGCGCATCGGCCTGCAATACGCTCAGAAAGGTGTACAATTTCGTCATCACCTTCAAAGATAGGCTGTTTCCAGATACCATCGCGGTTACCATCGTCCTCTTCTGCAATGATAGAATCCATAGCAACGTCACACAATTTACGCGTTAGGTAACCAGCGTCAGCCGTTTTAAGAGCTGTATCCGCAAGACCTTTACGTGCACCGTGCGTTGAATTAAAATATTCTAAAACGGAAAGACCTTCACGGAATGAGGAAAGAACCGGACGTTCCAAAATTTCACCAGAAGGACGAGCCATGAGACCACGAGTACCGCAAAGCTGACGAACCTGCTGGCGATTACCACGAGCACCGGAGTCCATCATCAAGAATACTGGATTAACTTCCTCTTTGCCTTCGTTAGCTTCTAGTTGCTGGAACACGGATTTAGCGATATCGTCTGTAGCGCCTGTCCAGATATCAATAATCTTATTGTATCTTTCTCCTGGAGTAATAATACCCTTGCGATATTGAGCCTCTACCTCATCGATACGTTTACGCGCTTTTTTGATAATTTCAGGCTTATCGTCTGGAATTATCATATCTCCGATACCGATAGAAATACCTGCTTTTGTAGCTATTTTAAAGCCTAGTTCTTTGAGCTCATCAAGAATACGCACTGTATCTTCCTTGCTCGCCACTTTGTAGGTATTCAAAATAATGTCACCTAGCTTACCTTTGGTAACAGGGAAATTAATAAAACCAATTTCCTTAGGCCAAACAGTATTAAAAATAATACGGCCCACAGTAGTACGAATAACCTTTCGAGCTTCATTCCCGAATATTGTTTCCTTACCAAAGTCTGGGTTACTATAATCGACCCAGCTATGTAACGTGAAAACACCGTCTGAATAAGCCATGTAGGCTTCATCGACATTCGCAATCAAGGGAATGTGATCCGTCTTTGTAGGTTTGCGTCTTGGCTCTAGTGTTAAATAATAAGCTCCGAGAACAATATCCTGGCCAGGTGTCAAAATCGGCTTACCACTGGAAGGTAAGAACACGTTATGAGACGCCAACATCATCAAACGACATTCCATGATCGCCTCTAATGAAAGCGGTACGTGAACAGCCATTTGGTCACCATCAAAGTCAGCATTATAAGCAGGACAGACAAGTGGGTGAATACGAATAGCATCTCCCTCGATCAAGACCGGTTCAAATGCTTGAATGGATAAACGGTGCAGCGTAGGCGCACGATTTAGCAAGACAGGGTGATCTTTTGTCACCTCTTCTAAAATATCCCAAACTTCAGGCGATCTCTTTTCGATCATTTTGCGCGCACCACGAACTGTGTGAACAAACCCGAGTTCTTTTAGGCGGCGAATAATAAAAGGCTCAAACAATACGAGCGCCATTTTCTTAGGCAAACCGCACTGATAGATTTTAAGTTCCGGACCGATAACGATTACAGAACGACCACTATAGTCTACACGTTTTCCTAAAAGGTTTTGACGGAAACGACCTTGTTTTCCTTTAAGCATATCACTTAAGGACTTGAGAGGACGGTTACCCGCAGCTGTTACAGAACGACCATGGCGTCCATTGTCAAACAACGCGTCAACAGCTTCCTGCAGCATTCTCTTTTCGTTATGAATAATAACGTCAGGAGTCTTCAGCTGCAATAGGTTCATCAAGCGATTATTTCGGTTGATAACACGGCGATAAAGGTCATTTAAGTCACTTGTCGCAAAGCGGCCTCCCTCCAATGGCACTAGCGGCCTTAAATCTGGAGGTATAACAGGTAAAACTTCAAGAATCATCCATTCAGGACGTGTTTCTGATAGAAGGAAACCTTCAATTGCTTTGAGTCGTTTGGCCAACTTGCGCTTAATTTGCTTGGAGCGCGTGCTGTGCATCTGCTCTTGCAATTCAACGGATAAAGACTCTAAATCTAATCCAGCCAAAACATCGCGAATAGCTTCCGCACCCATTTTAGCAACAAACGAATCGTCACCATACTCTTCTTGCGATTGCAAGTACTCTTGTTCCGTTAAAAGTTGTTTTACTTCTAATGGCGTGCGACCTGGATCGGTCACCATGTAGTTCTCATAGTAAACGACGCGCTCAAGATTTCTTGCTGTCATATCCAGCAAAAGGCCTAGGCGGCTAGGCATGCTCTTCAGGAACCATATATGGGTTACTGGAACCGCAAGGTCAATATGCCCCATACGTTCACGACGAACACGAGAAACGGTCACTTCAACGCCGCAACGGTCACAAACAACACCCTTAAATTTGATGCGCTTGTACTTTCCACAAGCACATTCGTAATCGCGAACCGGTCCAAAAATGCGTTGGCAAAAAAGACCTCCTGGTTCTGGCTTAAAGGTACGGTAGTTAATGGTCTCTGGGTTCTTAACCTCACCACGAGACCAGGAACGGATAATTTCCGGAGAAGCTATGGAAATGCCGACGCTATCGAAAGACTGTTCGCTTTCGAGCAGAAAATCGTGCTTATGCTCGTGTTTATCTTCGTGTTTGTGCGCTTGACTGTGGCTACTCATAAATTGCGTAATTTAACTTTATAAATAATTTGAAGTTATTTTTCGTCTGTACCTAAACGAACATCTAAACAAAGGCTTTGAATTTCCTTCATTAAAACGTTGAATGATTGTGGCGTACCGGCAGACAATGAATTGTCCCCTTTTACCAAGGCTTCGTATATTTTTGTACGGCCCTGTACGTCATCGGATTTTACGGTGAGCAATTCTTGCAGCGTATAAGCAGCGCCATATGCCTCAAGAGCCCACACTTCCATTTCTCCGAAACGCTGACCACCGTACTGTGCTTTACCGCCCAAAGGCTGTTGCGTGATCAAGCTATAAGGCCCAACCGCACGAGCGTGGATCTTGTCTGCCACTAAGTGGTTCAACTTCATCATATAGATGTAGCCGACAACAACGTGTTGGTCAAATGGCTCACCTGTCTGGCCATCATATAATTGAGATTTACCAGAATAAGGTAATTTCGCCTCTTCTAAATATTCACGTATTCTTTTTTCAGAAATCCCGTCAAATACTGGAGTTGCCACTTTGAGATTCAGCTTTTTACATGCCCAACCTAAGTGCGTCTCTAAAACCTGTCCAACGTTCATCCGGCTAGGTACCCCTAGTGGATTTAGTACGATTTCAATCGGCGTACCGTCTGGCAAGAAAGGCATGTCTTCTTCTGCAACAATCTTTGCAACAACACCCTTGTTACCGTGGCGACCAGCCATTTTATCACCCACTTGGATTTTGCGTTTCGTAGCGATGTAAACTTTTACATTTTTAATAACACCTGCTTCAATACCTTCACCAGACTCAACATTTTTAACTCTGACGCTTCTCTCTTCCTCCAGTTCTTGGAACCTTCGTTGGAAATTGTCAACAATCTCCATGATCTTGATACGAACAGGAGAAGGATCGATTTGAATATTATCCGAAATGGCAGCTAGCTTTCTGAGCAGTGTCTTTGTTATCTTGCGGTTAGCAGGAATCACGACCTCGCCTGTTTCAGCGTTAAAGACATCTAAAGGAATCTTCTCCCCTAACAAAATGTTAGACAAGGATTCTGTCAACTCATCGCGCAATTGATCGCTATTGTTCTTAAATTCTTCGTTAATGCGCTTCAACTGACGTCTTTTATCGGAAGGAGAGAGCTTTTCGCGCTCGCCATCGATGCGGGTTGAAACCTTAACATCCATGACAATACCGTAGATACCGGATGGAACATCGAGTGAAGTATCCTTAACATCAGCGGCTTTTTCACCGAAGATGGCGCGCAGAAGTTTCTCTTCTGGAGCAAGTTCAGTTTCACTCTTTGGCGTAATTTTACCCACGAGGATATCACCTGGCTTAACTTCAGCACCGATTCGGATAACTCCGTTTCGGTCAAGATTCTTCAAAGCTTCTTCACCAATATTAGGAATATCACGGGTGATTTCTTCCGGTCCTAGCTTTGTGTCTCTTGCGGCCACATCAAACTCTTCGATGTGGATTGAGGTAAAGACATCATCTTTAATCAACTTCTCACTTAAGAGAATAGCATCTTCAAAGTTGTATCCGTTCCATGGCATGAAGGCCACTAAAACATTTCGGCCTAATGCGAGCTCCCCATTATCGGAAGACGCACCATCCGCAATGACCTGACCTTTCTTAACAGGTTGGCCTTTGCACACAATTGGTTTTTGGTTAAAACAAGTTGCAGCGTTAGAACGCATGAACTTCCTTAAACCGTAAACATAAAGTTCTTGATTAACATCCGTTTGCAGAGCTTCATCTGGCTTTACCCGAGGCATTTTACCGTCTTTTGTAACAACGATTTGATTTGCGTCCACAGAAGCAACCACGCCTTTGGATTCAGATATAATAACTGTTCCGGAGTCTTCGACGACCTTGCGCTCCAAACCAGTGCCCACAAATGGAGCTTCTGTTTGCAACAGCGGTACACCTTGACGTTGCATGTTTGATCCCATCAATGCGCGGTTAGCATCGTCATGCTCCAAGAAGGGAATAATCCCTGCAGCTACGGAAACAAGCTGTTTTGGAGAAACGTCCATGTAATGAACCTCAGAAGGCTGAACTTCAAGCACCATGTCGCGTAAGCGAACAGCCACTTTACCTTGCAGCTTGCCTTTGTCATCAATCTCAGAGTTAGCCTGTGCGATAACGAAGGATTCCTCTTGGTCGGCTGTTAAATAGTGAACTTCATCAGTAACAACACTGTCAGTAACAACGCGGTAAGGCGTTTCAATAAATCCAAATTCGTTGATCTGAGAATAAGTACTCAATGAATTGATCAAACCAATATTTGGACCTTCCGGTGTCTCAATTGGACAAATACGACCATAGTGAGATGGATGAACGTCACGCACTTCAAATCCGGCACGGTCACGGTTCAAGCCACCTGGCCCCAAAGCTGATAAACGACGCTTGTGCGTTATTTCTGCCAATGGGTTAATTTGGTCCATAAACTGAGAAAGCTGACTACGCGCAAAAAAGTCTCTGATAACAGTACTTAACGCCTTAGGATTAATCAGTTTTTGAGGAGAAATAGAATCAGCGCTTTGATCATACAAAGTCATACGCTCTTTGACCAAACGTTCTGTACGAGATAGACCGACACGACATTGGTTTGCGACGAGCTCACCTACAGTACGTACACGACGACTACCTAAGTGGTCAATATCGTCAACAATCCCCTCGCCTCTTTTGAGCTTCACCAAGTAGTTGGTCGCTGCAATAATGTCATCGATGACAATAATTCTGGTCTCTAAATCGATATTTAAGCCTAATTTCTGATTGAGCTTATAACGACCGACGCGACCCAAATCATAACGCTTAGGGTCATTAAAAAGTCTTTTAATTAAAGCACGGGCATTGGCAGTAGTCGTTGGTTCCCCTGGGCGCAAACGCTTATAAATGTCCTTTAAGGCCTCTTCCTCATTACGAGTTGGATCCTTTTTCAAGCTTCGGATAATTGCACCATCATCAATAGAAGTGTCAATCACGTTAACAGAATCAATCCTTGCCTTGATGAAAGACCGTACAATCGTTTTTGTCAACGGCTCGAAAGCGCGTGCTAAAACAATACCCTGCTCAGCATCAACAATGTCTTCAACCAATACTAGGTTAGAAACATTCTCCATTGCGGCTGCTTTTTTCAAATTCAATTTTTCTAGTTTATAGAAAAGATTCAAGATGTCCGAATCCTTGCCGTAACCCATCGCGCGCAATAAAGTTGTAATAAGGAATTTGCGACGACGACGGCGACGGTCTAAATAAATATAAAGAAGGTCGTTTTGGTCAAACTGAACCTCTAACCAAGTACCCCTATCAGGAATAATACGGAAAGAGTGGAGCGCCTTACCACTGGTGTGAAAAGCCTCTTCAAAGCAGATACCAGGAGAACGGTGCAATTGGCTAACAACAACACGCTCGGCTCCATTTATGATAAATGACGCACTTTTGGTAATCATGGGGATTTCGCCCATGTAAATCTCTTCATCACGTTCGACACCCTCTTCTACGAGCTTTAATGTGACGTATAAAGAAACGGAATAGGATGACCCTTCTCGTAAGCACTCGATCTCCGACAATTTGGGAGCGATAATGTTATAAGAAACGTACTGCAAACTGCAACGCCCATCGTAGCTCTCTACCGGGAAGACTTCGCGGAAGACAGCTTCTAACCCTAAGTTCTTTCTCTTAGAGGGCGCTACGTCCTTCTGTAAAAACTCCTCATATGAATCCAATTGATTTTCAATCAAATTGGGAGGTGTGATGATTTCCTTTAATTTTCCAAAATTAATGCGCTCGGACTTGGACATACTTTTTTAGCTAGATGAAAAAATTTTAAACAGTGATAACGATTTCTTTGAAAAGGGGTATTTTGCGTCAGAATAATAAAAGCCATACGAGTCTTGCAATAAGGCTCGTATGACTCTTTCAAGTGAAAAAAAACTGTAGTTATTTAATCTCAACCTCGGCACCAGCTGCTTCAAGCTTTTTCTTGATGTCTTCAGCATCGGCTTTACTGGTTGCTTCCTTGACAGTTTTAGGAGCACCTTCAACAAGGTCTTTAGCTTCCTTCAAGCCCAACCCAGTGATCGCACGAACTTCTTTAATCACATTGATTTTCTTTTCGCCGCCAGATTTAAGAATAACATCAAACTCGGTCTTTTCTTCCGCAACTTCTGCGGCAGGACCCGCAACTGCAGCAACTGCAACAGGAGCAGCAGCACTTACGCCCCACTTGTCCTCGAGTTCCTTTACCAGTCCGGCAATTTCGATTACGGTTTGGTTACCTAACCATTCTACGACTTGTTCTTTTGTAATATTAGCCATTTTGTTTTTTTTCTTTTAAGTGTTAGCTTCCTTTTGGAAATTTAAGGGATATTCTCCCCTAACAGGTTTTTTTTAATTTTTTGATTAAAAAGTTACAGATTAATGATTTTGAATTTCATGTAAAGAGTAAAATAAAACCATTGTTTGTGTAAATGATATTTATTTATCCTTTTTTCGCGTGAGCATCCAAGACATTTAAGACGCCTTGAGGTACTGCATTGAATACCCTGACAAGTTTTTCGGCTGGTTGATTGAATAAGCCCATGAGTTGTGCTCGCAATACATCCAAACTTGGCAATTTTGATAGTTCGTTAATTTCCTGAGCTGTCAAAACACGATCACCTAAGGCACCTACTTTAAAGGCACACTTATTTTCGTTTTTCTTACGGAATTCAACAATGACCTTGGCTGCTTCGGAAGGATTGTCACCTCCAACGATAATGGCGACAGGTCCTGATAAAAAGTCCGTAAAGTCTGGGCGTTCTGTTTGTTCTGCAGCAACTTTAAGAGCACTGTTCTTGACGACGTGAAACTCAGCTTTATGTTTTTTCAAAGAAGCACGGATGTCCGCGATATTTTGAACCGTTGCGCCCTTATAATCGAGCAACAACACATAACTTGATTTCTCTAAATGTGTAGCTACTGCTTTTGCTAAATATTGTTTTCCTTCTCTCATAACCTTTATCTGCTTTTGCTTGTGTAAAGATCGCTGCTCAATTTAAGACCTGGGCCCATGGTTGAAGCAAGCGTTACATTTGTTATATATTGTCCCTTAATACCATCTGGACGGCTCTCGAGAACGCTCTTTAACGCGGCTTCCGCGTTTTCTTTGAGCTTACTAGCTTCAAATGAACGTTTTCCGACAACCACAGCCATATTAGCTGTTTTGTCCATCTTGTATTCAACGCGACCAGCTTTTACATCCTGAATAGCACTAATGACATCATCAGAAACAGTACCGGATTTTGGATTTGGCATAAGCCCCCTAGGTCCGAGTACACGTGCTAAAGAACGAACCTCTTTCATCGCGGATGTTGTTGAAATCGCAACATCGAAATCCATCCATCCACCTTGGACTTTTTCAATCATGTCCTTAAGGCCTGCAAACTCTGCACCGGCATCTAACGCTGCCTGTGCGTTTTCAGTAAAAACTATGACGCGAACCTTTTTACCACTACCATTAGGCAGTCTTACAGTTCCGCGCACCATTTGCGTGCTCTGTTTAGGATCTACCCCTAAACGAAAATTTAATTCGACTGTTTCGTCAAACTTGACCGCAGGTGTCTTGCTCATTGAAGCAAGAGCTTCATCGAGATTATAAGCTTTCTCAGATTTCACAATCTTGAGTGCTTCCTTAAAACGTTTACTATGTTTTTTCACAATATGACTCTCCTATCCTATAAATTAATCAATAATCTCAATACCACTACTGCGAGCCGCACCTTCTACCATTCTCATGGCAGCTTGAATATCATCTGTATTCATGTCTTCAAGTTTTGTTCTAGCGATTTCCTCAACTTGCTTACGCGTTACCTTACCTACTTTAGTACGGTTAGGAACACCCGAACCCTTAGGGATACCAGCTGCCTTCTTAAGCAATATAGCCGCAGGCGGCGATTTCAATATAAAAGAGAATGATCTGTCCGCATAAACGCTAATAACGACAGGAATAATAAGACCCGCTCTCTCTTTTGTCTTTGCGTTAAATTCTTTACAGAACATCATAATGTTCACCCCAGCAGCACCAAGTGCTGGCCCTACGGGAGGAGCTGGATTTGCAGCGCCTGCAGGAAGCTGAAGTTTGATTTGAGTAATTACTTTTTTTGCCATGACCGATTTCCTATATTGTACAATTATTTTTTTATAAAAACTATCCTTCTACCCGATCCACTTGCCAATACTCCAATTCAACAGGAGTAAAGCGACCAAAAATGGAAACGGATACTTTAAGCTTTCCGCGTTCTGGATCTATCTCATCGATACGACCCGTTAAATTCAAAAATGGACCATCATTAATCTTAACCGTTTGCCCCATTTCATATTGAACCTTAGGTACTTCTTTGCCTTCAGCCTCACGTACTTGACTTAAAATACGATCAATTTCGTCCTCCTTTAAAGGAACTGGACGCTCTCCGCCCACAAAATTAATGACACCCTGTGTGTTTTTAACAAACAACCAAGGGGCTTGAAGAATTTTATTATCCTCGTCATACAACTTCATATGAATAAAGGCATACCCGGGATAAAACTTGCGAACACGACTGGATTTCTTACCAGCTTTAACTTCTGCAACTGTTTCCGTTGGGACCAATACCTCCTTAATCCATTCATCCATTTTCTCGATTTCGATAAACTTATCCAAATACAGCTTTACTTTCCCCTCTTGATTGGAAAGGGTCTGTATCGCGTACCATCGGTAATCATGAATTGATTGTATATTAGACATCTTTAAAATTCTCTAGCGAGTAGCTACCCCCAAATACCAAAACGGGCCCATGAGGTGAACAATTGAACCACTTGAAATAATGAAAAATCTACCACGCTGACATAAACTCCTAAAACAGCGATACCGACTAGCACCACGATCGTAGAATCACGCAATTCTTTGCGATTTGGCCAGGATGCTTTTTTGAGCTCCCCCACCATTTCGGACATGAATATTCTGGTGACTTTAAATGGATTTTTCATTTTTTTTATGGCAGGAGAAGAGGGACTCGAACCCCCAACCTACGGTTTTGGAGACCGTTGCTCTACCAATTGCGCTATTCTCCTAAATTTTTGTAATTGTATTATTTTTTATAAAGCCTCTGCATAACATTTAGCCGAGCCCCTTACGTAAAGAGCACTCGGCAAAAACGTTATATATTAAAGATATTATGCAATGATCTCTGTTACACGTCCGGCACCGATTGTACGGCCACCTTCACGAATAGCAAAACGCTGCCCCGCTTCCATAGCGATTGGTTTCTGCAATTCGATTGTAACTGACAAGTTGTCACCAGGCATAACCATCTCAACACCTTCTGCGAGATTCAAGATACCTGTTACGTCTGTCGTACGGAAGTAGAACTGAGGACGATATCCGTTAAAGAATGGAGTGTGGCGACCACCTTCATCCTTGGTTAGGACGTAAATTTCAGCCTTAGCCTTTGTGTGTGGCTTAATAGAACCTGGTTTTGCCAAAACTTGGCCACGTTCGATGGCTTCTTTATCAATACCACGAAGCAATAGACCAACATTGTCACCTGCTTGACCTTGGTCAAGAAGCTTACGGAACATTTCAACACCGGTACAAATAGTTTTCTTTGTATCGCCAAGACCAACGATCTCAACTTCCTCACCCACTTTAACGACACCACGTTCGATACGGCCTGTCGCAACAGTACCACGACCCGTGATAGAGAATACGTCCTCAACAGACATAAGGAAAGGTTTGTCAACTTCACGCTGAGGAATAGGAATATCCTTGTCGATTGCATCAAGAAGTTCTTGGATAGCCTTCGCGCCTTCTGGCTTGCCTTCGAGAGCAGCCAAAGCTGAACCCTTAACGATTGTGATGTTATCACCATCAAATTCGTATTTACTCAAGAGTTCACGAATTTCCATCTCAACAAGTTCTTGAAGATCTGGGTCA includes:
- a CDS encoding translation elongation factor Tu is translated as MAKENYERTKPHVNVGTIGHVDHGKTTLTTAILKTQSDKGLAEFKSYADIAKGGTVRDDSKIVTIAVAHVEYESDNRHYAHVDCPGHADFVKNMITGAAQMDGAILVVSAADGPMPQTREHILLARQVGVPNIVVFLNKIDLLDDPDLQELVEMEIRELLSKYEFDGDNITIVKGSALAALEGKPEGAKAIQELLDAIDKDIPIPQREVDKPFLMSVEDVFSITGRGTVATGRIERGVVKVGEEVEIVGLGDTKKTICTGVEMFRKLLDQGQAGDNVGLLLRGIDKEAIERGQVLAKPGSIKPHTKAKAEIYVLTKDEGGRHTPFFNGYRPQFYFRTTDVTGILNLAEGVEMVMPGDNLSVTIELQKPIAMEAGQRFAIREGGRTIGAGRVTEIIA